The Oreochromis niloticus isolate F11D_XX linkage group LG18, O_niloticus_UMD_NMBU, whole genome shotgun sequence DNA window GGTatgtgactgttttgttttttatatgttttgtgTTCTGCTATGTTGCATGTTAAGTCGCTTGCATGGCAGGCTATACTCGATTGTTAGCTTAGCTTGTGCGGTTAGCTTAGTTGCATTAGCATATTTAAATATGCTAATGCTATTACACTACATACaagggtatttttgaaaactgagattttccgtttttggttttaaaaaataatcccgtccataagtaaatgcagaaatgaaggaaaatgcTGCcaagaacatgccaaagcaacaggggGCGATATATTCccaaccgtgtagaaatgttggccaatcagaagtctagaagcctcagtggaaaatagtaaacaaagatggggcgtAGAAGCAGAACCCAGtcctatgtgtggagggacagtaactgtgtgtgtatatgtaagcatttaaacaatgcagagagtacaattaacagtaacagtattgtagaaattcatttcaccgaaacaataaggcggcgcacagtgtgacgtcaaaaaaggcgcacatctTTCTCCGTTTTTGATAATATCCACCTTGGCAGGcctttttagaaatctccgttttcagtgaccgaaaacgccgtttacgtgtggacgaaaggtgcaaacgcatacaaaaatcagctttttcaaaaatacctggGTAGGTGTGGACATACGTCTGTGAATTTATTCAACAAGTGTGCAAAGTGCCATAATTTAATGCCAGTTTTACAGAAATTGTGGGAGTTTCAAATTTCCATTAGTAAAGTTATTTCATTATATACTTTAGCAcaggaagttaaaaaaagagacatttataTGTATACACTTATATAATTGATGTATCACAAATATAATACTTTTTCCAGTCAATGGGAAGAAGGTAATTTAGAACCTGTGGAGCAGTCAGGAGGGAATATAATGGAATAGagtattgtttttaaatggtaaatattAAATTATGTTTCTTGTGTATCCTGTGTGTTACCCAAGCAAAGCTGTCAGCTGGCTTGCACATGAGGATAATGCAATGTAGTGATAATTGGAAACTCCTATTGCAGAAGCAAATGTTGGAGAAGACCTGCTCTCATCACTTTCACGAGATGACATCAAAGATCTGTTTCCTGGTCCTGAACATTTCCTCAGGCGTCGGGCTCTATGGCTTGCAGTGCACAAATGTGAAGAAGTAAGTTCAGTCCTATCGCTGTGTGACAAAACTGTGAGCACACCAGCTTGTTTTATGCAGTTTCAAATAATTCCACCAATACTCACTTAACAGATAGACAGTAGAATCTTCTTTTAGTTTTGGTTTAAATAATGTGGCCTacacatttattaaatatacatattttttattgttcaaCACTTTACTGATATTTTGTTGTACTTTCTTTCATGTTTAGAGACCTAAAGTTCTTGTGCAATTTTATGTGAAATTAGCCCTATGTACACTGTATTTTAGAACAAGACTGCTGCTGAAAAACCGCTAACAACTACTGGAGATGGTGACTTCTCCAGAGAGGAACCCAGCACTTCTAAGTTTCTGACTATGTCCAATCCAGAGTACATAGTCTTTACAGACAGTGAACTTGAGCAAGCTCGACGTTCCTACTTTGAAAAGAAGCGGCTGGGGACAGAGTGTGCTGAACCTTTGTCAAAGGAACTCTTTTGTCGACTCGTAAGAAACACCATGACAAACATGATTTCCATAGCAAGAGCAGCCGAGGACTCCAGATACCCCAGCAAACATGAGGTTGATGCCATGGCAAAGCGATTAATGGAGTACTACCCAATGCTTAAAGAAACGTGTGGTGAGTGGGTAAGTAGCATTTGCTCAATACCACTCTGTGTTAATCATGAGTGATGTATCTTATCATCTTTTAATTTTTACCATTTGTATCTGTTAGGAGCATGTTGCTAAAAAGCTAATGAAGAGACTCTCCAATGTCAAAAGTCCAAGGAAGGGCAAAAAACCACCTGCGAAGAAGCCAAGAAAGGATGGGAATGAAAGCATTGCAAAAagtgacagcagtggggaatcCAGTGCATCAACTATTATTCTAGATAGATCACCAGTTAGATCGATGGGCACCCCAGTGCACCACCAGGATGGCAGTGATGAAGAATGTAAGTATAATATAATGCACCCTCTTATTACACCCTGAGTGTAAATGTGGTTTGGAcaatactttctttttttcttcaaaattcTGCTAACAATGGAACGCAACTACTTCACTGTTTTTCTTGGAATCTTTGCGTTCCATTTAATAGTGACAACTTGACAGGATGAATGAACAATTATAAGATAGGTGGTTTAGTTAATTTGTTGATCTAATCTACAGATATACTttggtatttttgttttattgttttgcacCAATAACAGATATATAAAGCCTTACTGTGGCAATAAATGATTTACacctctgctctgtgtgtttagCTGGTTCAGCTGACTTCTTTGACAGCCACAAAACCCAGGCAAGACACTACAAGACACTTCAAGACATGTACAAGACCAAAAAACCGAACAAAGCTGCTGTTACCCAACTGCTGAACCTGGAGTTTGAGTCTAGAAGACAATTCATTAACTCTGATGCTATAAAGGAGCAagacagagcagtgaagatacTAGAGGCGTATCCTTGTTTCAGAGAACTGGATCATGTAAGCAGCACTTATTTCTTTTAGCCATCCTGTTATTCCTTTGGGGACATTTTGATATGATTTTCAAATTTCTTAAATACTGACCCTCATGTTTAAATTGTTATCACTTATTGTCAAGACCAGATACAGAGCTAGACAGATCTATCTCAGTTGGGTTTCTGTCTGTATTTTTCAGGTCCTTGATGAGCTGCGGAGAATTATTCAACCATCCAACTTGAAATACATTTCTGAGATGAAGGATAGATGGGAAATCTTCTACTCAAAGGTGCAGTTTTATGGTGTCATGAAGAAAGTTATGAAGCCGCCAAAAACTTTGGATGGAGGTAATGCTACAGTATCTTGTGTCTACATTTATGCTTTGCAGATTACATTATTTGCAATGCTTAATGGTGTTGCCctgtcttatttttcttttttcaaaccaGTGGAacatgcagcagctgtgttcgGAGCCCTTCCCATGCTTTTCCCTTCCAGCACAGTACCACCTAAGAAGCTGGGCATCTGTAGTGAGGCTTTTTTCCATGTCCTAAAGGTAAGGCTGCAATAGTctatgtgtatatattgttgAATTTTGCAGTtactcatgttttcattttatatattttactgtgGAGTCAGTCAAATATTCTTAAAGTTCAGATCCCCATAACATGTTGATTTTAAGAAAACCTACAAAAAAGTTATCTATTTTAAACTGTAATGCAACTCAAAAATTGTGTTTCTTACGGTCTTATTctaatcctcttttttttctgtcatgtagACTTCAGAAGACCCTGAAGGCTACCTGCGTCAGCGACCCCTGGCTTGTCCAGTTCTGCTTGTCTCTGAAGGCAACTGCATGATAGCTGTTGGAACCACAGCGGTGAGCACTTTTGACCGGAAGGATCTTAATGAGGGACTGCTCTATCTGATGGCATAATACTATGCCCTCCACCTCACATATCCAAAGTGCATTTCCACGCTGCTGTCTGTCTTGCAAACTGAAATACTCAAAGACTCCATCCATGACCGAGATTCAACCCCCTCTTACAGGAAGGCTCTTGGTGAGTGGAAGTCATTCATTGAGTGAGTCTCTCAGATGACAGACTCCATCTGCCTTGTTTATCAGTctcagtgttagtcagtgaggttgtttttcttttcttttttttctctagaaAAGTTGTTCAAATGTAAAacacatgtttgtttgtgtggtcGTTAAACTTGTTCTTCTAAAATGTTATGTAATATAGTATTTGCAATAGTGATTGTTTTAAGCTTCAGcaaaatttatttttgatacCAGCCATGTTATACTGTTATTATTCATGTTAAGAGCACTTGGCCATGTTACACCCTGCTGAAATGTATAATTTTAGACATGATTCTACTGACCCAATAAAGCGCAAAAACTAAGAGTGCTTTTGCTGTCTTAATTTAAGATAAATTCCCTTATTTTTAGTAGGTTTTTGAAGAGATGGTGTCTTATTCTCAGGAATTTTGGCTGATTATTGTTCTCAGACTCGAAACATAATTCTTATAGTTAGCTCAATCAAGAAAGAAACAATTCAGATTTAAGAAAATTTGTCCTATagtaaggtgtttttttttatgtgaaaaatctaaattaagGTGTAGAATCTTAAAGTAAGCAAATAATTCTTGAAAACAGCTTGTTCAAGAAATCATAATACTCATTTTAGGTACAGATTTTCTAAATATCAAAGTGTCTTTTACTTATAATAAGTCACATTTTCTTGAATTAAGCATACATTTTAGACAATTTTGTCTAGTTAAAAGGCATATGGCAGTTAGGTTAATTTGCTAGTTTTAAGAATTCTAGTCAAGCAACTTTTGCTTAccccattggcagatttttttgctcaaaacaagaaaattttGTCAGATTTAAGAATATTTGGCTTGTTTCAAGTATAGCTGTTTTTGCAGTGTAATGCTTCAGTGTGTCACATCAGACAGCAGCAAATCTCAGATGACAGAAAGGCACAGATGAAGTAAGTCCGTGAAACATTAGGCAGAAGCTCCCCTGGAGGAGACTGTTACTCATATACATGCATCTCCAACCAAAGACTTATCAAACGTGGCACGTCTGCTACAGCTTTTTGAAGGGCTTCACCCGCCCTACACACCGGGCTTAATCACAAGCACATGGTAATGGGACGTGTGTGACGGTAGGCTTATTGAGAGTAAGGCATGGCCGAATTGATTTCAAGTATCTGCCAAACGTTTTATCGGCCTCTTGCTAAGCACCCCGCTAAACGGTCGTGTCAGAATGCTATTATAGTCCGAGCACGAAGAAGGCATAACTGCTCCTTAAATCACAactataaatgtgtttatttttgtcatcACAACCGAAAAGAAGGGATGCATTAAATAATAGATGTGCAACTTAAAGACCAGAAAGGAAATAAGGGATGAGAGTATCTATGGCAGAAATTGTAAATCCGCATTTAATGCCTCAGTCTCAAATGGTATCCACAGAACATCAAAGACCCCCAACCCTCCatctcaaaaaaataaaatctaagaAAGCAAAGCACACAGAGGATTACTCTCCTCCAATCGCATACATCCACTCTGACGGGATCTCGCCACTCCTCGCTAACAGACCCCCCCTCCCACGCTGAGAATGAGAAGCATTACATGGTGAAAGGAAAAGAGCAGGGGTGGAGGGAGCGGAGGAGTGGGAGCAGCgggaaagaaaataaagctagAAGTGTGAGTCGGTCAATACTGAGATGTAACCTGACACGGAGACAGGCAAATCAGGTAATGGGAAGATGGAGAGAGAGGGTTAGAGTGTTTGCCCTTTAAAGGACAAGGGAGCACTTAGGGTCTCTGAGAACAGGCACTTAAATAagtctttacacacacacacacacacacagctggctGAAATGAGATGATGTCTGACATCATCCAAAACATTTACACTTTGCTGTTATTTTCTGCTAATACAACATACAGTAATAGAGTTTTAACTCGCTGGGTGTTATTATTGTTTAAGAATGTGATCATACTGCATTTACCCTCTGGCTGCTCATATTACAGTGTGATCAATATTAATCGAGTACAGCAAGTAGGAGTCAGGTAGAGTGATTAGATTATGATCTCAATACTTTATGCTGCACTTAGGGCTTGGATTAGCACGCATTTTGTCCAGCCCAAATATCCAGATACTTTAGAataggggtgtcaaacataaggcctgggggCCAGAATCGGCCCAGCAAAAGCTTCGTTTTAAggctttggaaaatatgaaggaGGGCAAAACTTGGACgttttacagttttatattGATAAAGCCCTCCCCTACAGCCATTCATATACTGCAAGTTAATTAAGgaatagataaacaattaaatgacagaaaagttcctgttttgCCACAGTGAAAAATTAACAAAagctttatattttatatttatgggACAGTCCaggccaggggtgggcaatctcagtccacgagggccggtgtccctgcaggttttagatctcaccttgggtcaacacacctgaatcacatgattagttcgttaccaggcctctggagaacttcaggacatgttgaggagctaatttagccatttaaatcagctgtgttggttcgaggacacatctaaaacctgcagggacaccggccctcgtggactgagattgcccacccctggtctggGCAGTCTAGCTCAAAAAGCCATACTGATGGATTTCTTccatttactacagcagcattttttttaatcatgtagaaaaactcaACTAGAATGTTGATGAGAAGCCATCTTTTTTCGAGTTGGGTTAAAAAAGGGCTACAATCAAGCTACAAAATATAGCTCAGAAGTCACACATGATGAGCAGGTGGCTACCTCCTAAGCTGAGAAGTGGCTCAAATGGCCACTCGAGGCTGTCTCCAGAAGCAAGTGTACCCACCTTTAAACCTCTTTGGTGTCAAATGTCTAATTTGACCCATATTTGCAAggggtgtctttttttttttacaatttccCCATCTGTTTAATTGTGTGACTGTGTAATTATATTACACCGTGACTCAATGCACTCAACCGGACCTCTTATTATCCATCTTTACCACTAGTCAGCAATCACGGGCTGCTAGCTGAACCTTTTGTTATCTCACCGGGGAAATTCTGTTTCACTGGGATTGCAAAGGTAGTATTACTCTCCTCACGTCATCTCCTGAGGCTGGGAGAGGGGGCTCATTGACCTGCTCAAAGTACTTCAGTAAAGTGGAGACTTTAGCTCAAAAGGTCTGAATTAAAGTCCATCGCACGCCATGCGCTTGcacacagtgtttgtgttttgtgcatTTTAGAACACTTTCCATGAAATATCTGATGAATAAAGTGACTTTGTTCTTTGATTGCTTACACCACTGACCAGTCAAAGAGGTCGGTGCTCCAGCTTTGGTTTGTGAAGTTGTGTTTCATTGGCAGGTGTTTACATGTGTGTGATACACCCATACCCAAGCACCTTTATAACTAAggttgcttaaaaaaaacacaaaacactgaaatggcCAAAATGCTAAAACAGAGGGATTTGACAACCTGATGAGGGACTATGCCcatctttcatatacagtctataAGAACGACTAAAAAACAATAACCCTCGGCTGGGGCTTTATAAATCTAGAGCTACTTAAAAAATGAGTTGAGGAAATAGGATCACCACAGAAATGCCCGAATGAGCTCGAGATTATACAGAACTATGTGTACAAATGCACATAAGACTGCTAACGCCACCTTTGAAGTGTTTCACGGGTTATGTGGTAGCTCTCATGACCAGACAGCTTCTTGAATTTATTAGTATTTATAGCGTGTAAAGAAATTCTGCCAGGAGAGGCACAGAGCAGACACCTGTagaccaaaataaaagcctacATATACAACAGCAGACTGAGAATATCCCATCCATGACAGACCTCGGATGAAAGCAAAGTGCCT harbors:
- the LOC109194253 gene encoding uncharacterized protein LOC109194253 isoform X2 gives rise to the protein MEKLDEITIATLKEANVGEDLLSSLSRDDIKDLFPGPEHFLRRRALWLAVHKCEENKTAAEKPLTTTGDGDFSREEPSTSKFLTMSNPEYIVFTDSELEQARRSYFEKKRLGTECAEPLSKELFCRLVRNTMTNMISIARAAEDSRYPSKHEVDAMAKRLMEYYPMLKETCGEWEHVAKKLMKRLSNVKSPRKGKKPPAKKPRKDGNESIAKSDSSGESSASTIILDRSPVRSMGTPVHHQDGSDEESGSADFFDSHKTQARHYKTLQDMYKTKKPNKAAVTQLLNLEFESRRQFINSDAIKEQDRAVKILEAYPCFRELDHVLDELRRIIQPSNLKYISEMKDRWEIFYSKVQFYGVMKKVMKPPKTLDGVEHAAAVFGALPMLFPSSTVPPKKLGICSEAFFHVLKTSEDPEGYLRQRPLACPVLLVSEGNCMIAVGTTAVSTFDRKDLNEGLLYLMA
- the LOC109194253 gene encoding uncharacterized protein LOC109194253 isoform X1; its protein translation is MEKLDEITIATLKEANVGEDLLSSLSRDDIKDLFPGPEHFLRRRALWLAVHKCEENKTAAEKPLTTTGDGDFSREEPSTSKFLTMSNPEYIVFTDSELEQARRSYFEKKRLGTECAEPLSKELFCRLVRNTMTNMISIARAAEDSRYPSKHEVDAMAKRLMEYYPMLKETCGEWEHVAKKLMKRLSNVKSPRKGKKPPAKKPRKDGNESIAKSDSSGESSASTIILDRSPVRSMGTPVHHQDGSDEESGSADFFDSHKTQARHYKTLQDMYKTKKPNKAAVTQLLNLEFESRRQFINSDAIKEQDRAVKILEAYPCFRELDHVLDELRRIIQPSNLKYISEMKDRWEIFYSKVQFYGVMKKVMKPPKTLDGGNATVSCVYIYALQITLFAMLNGVALSYFSFFKPVEHAAAVFGALPMLFPSSTVPPKKLGICSEAFFHVLKTSEDPEGYLRQRPLACPVLLVSEGNCMIAVGTTAVSTFDRKDLNEGLLYLMA